In Cherax quadricarinatus isolate ZL_2023a chromosome 35, ASM3850222v1, whole genome shotgun sequence, the following are encoded in one genomic region:
- the LOC128695146 gene encoding zinc finger protein 525, with translation MSSKLDHDCCFVCSRTVDKGRGVKGTARLRHTGTQVSKVIGDIIKQTVSFSKLCFRCYRLTLGIDYHKRELKTLKELFFKLYNDKLNISSNLLNIDESSETEMVDGGNDRILFITNVSSDERCKEQSEPVLQCSESSSSDHVYYKNVIDNQLENFDFAGKKTEEKYWETENNMQNSPVCGNHHKHFRKFEFEINLEIENNSEPCIQNTNSKCETDESVTEKEDKEISVDHIVHTLPSKRRKIAKKLEEFEYYTDDVRGLDSGLCSSSGKYSSVCESSKLTCSKSNISCDLCKRDFPLKREYINHECFKKKEKRNVSYICKGCQSVFAVRRDYIKHIELCYKNMPVKCSFCPVKLSSAAYLPRHMKSFHNDLTALLKGCLCDQCGRSFSRKEALERHQACVHGLSHGTHQCPQCGYTFPHTSLLAEHLRAHKGYPCTECNKTFSCMSNLTLHKRTHHQKKALYHCSSCSKHWRFHASYTYHMRKVHGFAQHKCLKCKLLFSAEDALEKHKNVCVTDLEANMKPCNAKSNKSKKIGDDEDKSINRTEGVTRTKPTVAASFKEEELQDTVLPKITSVHCKLDNDKTSQASLNSSARIELVPADFTSRCVNILNRKIEQPNIETVASCISNFYNEQQSFVKSKDTLVFVPPVVELKETKVMYQVSAQESSMPSGEIILETLDDLGADCQYVILVEDGSGLTSK, from the exons ATGTCAAGCAAACTTGATCATGACTGCTGTTTTGTATGCTCTCGAACAGTAGATAAAGGTAGGGGTGTCAAGGGCACTGCTCGTCTCCGACACACTGGCACACAGGTGTCCAAAGTCATTGGAGACATAATAAAACAAACAGTCAGTTTTTCTAAACTTTGCTTCAGATGCTACCGTTTGACACTTGGAATAGATTATCATAAAAGGGAACTTAAAACACTAAAGGAATTATTTTTTAAGCtttataatgataaattaaatATAAGTAGTAATCTTTTAAACATTGATGAATCAAGTGAGACAGAAATGGTCGATGGTGGTAATGACAGAATTCTTTTTATAACAAATGTGTCATCTGATGAAAGATGCAAGGAACAGTCTGAACCAGTTCTACAATGCTCAGAATCTTCATCCAGTGATCATGTgtattacaaaaatgtgattgACAATCAGCTTGAAAACTTTGATTTTGCTGGAAAAAAAACTGAAGAGAAATATTGGGAAACTGAAAATAATATGCAGAATTCTCCAGTGTGTGGAAATCATCATAAACATTTCAGAAAATTTGAATTTGAGATAAATTTGGAAATAGAGAATAACTCTGAACCCTGCATTCAGAATACTAATTCAAAATGTGAAACAGATGAAAGTGTTACTGAAAAGGAGGATAAAGAAATAAGTGTAGATCATATAGTACATACATTACCATCAAAGAGAAGAAAAATAGCAAAGAAGCTAGAAGAATTTGAATATTATACAGATGATGTCAGAGGGTTGGATTCAGGATTGTGTAGCAGTAGTGGAAAATATTCCTCTGTATGTGAGAGTTCTAAATTAACATGTAGCAAAAGTAATATCAGTTGTGACTTGTGTAAAAGAGATTTTCCTCTCAAAAGAGAGTATATTAATCATGAGTGctttaaaaaaaaggaaaaaagaaatGTATCATATATATGTAAAGGATGTCAAAGTGTTTTTGCTGTGAGAAGGGATTACATTAAACATATTGAACTATGCTACAAAAATATGCCAGTCAAGTGTTCATTTTGTCCA GTGAAGCTCTCTAGTGCTGCATACCTTCCACGGCATATGAAGTCATTTCATAATGATTTAACAGCACTTTTAAAG GGATGCCTATGTGACCAGTGTGGCAGGAGCTTCAGCAGGAAAGAAGCCCTTGAGCGACATCAAGCTTGCGTTCATGGTCTTTCACATGGAACTCATCAGTGCCCTCAGTGTGGCTATACTTTTCCACACACCTCCCTGTTAGCTGAACACTTGAGGGCTCATAAAGGTTACCCATGCACTGAATGTAACAAAACCTTCAGTTGCATGTCCAACCTGACTCTGCACAAAAGAACACATCACCAGAAGAAAGCATTATATCACTGTTCCAGTTGCAGTAAACATTGGAGATTTCATGCTAGTTACACCTATCATATGCGCAAG GTTCATGGATTTGCTCAGCACAAATGTTTAAAATGCAAGTTATTATTTTCTGCAGAGGATGCTTTAGAAAAACATAAAAATGTCTGTGTCACTGATTTGGAGGCTAATATGAAGCCCTGTAATGCCAAAAGCAATAA ATCAAAAAAAATTGGAGATGATGAAGACAAGAGTATCAACAGAACTGAAGGGGTAACAAGGACAAAACCTACTGTAGCAGCTAGTTTTAAAGAAGAGGAGCTTCAGGATACAGTGTTACCAAAGATAACTTCTGTTCACTGTAAACTTGATAATGATAAAACCAGTCAGGCTTCATTGAACAGCAGTGCAAGAATAGAACTGGTGCCTGCAGACTTTACAAGCAGATGTGTAAATATTTTAAATAGGAAAATTGAACAACCAAACATAGAAACTGTAGCCTCTTGTATATCAAACTTTTATAATGAACAGCAGAGTTTTGTAAAATCTAAAGATACTCTAGTTTTTGTGCCACCTGTGGTTGAATTGAAGGAAACCAAGGTTATGTATCAAGTGTCTGCCCAAGAGTCATCCATGCCATCTGGAGAAATTATACTTGAAACTCTTGATGACTTGGGTGCTGATTGTCAATATGTTATTCTAGTAGAAGATGGGAGTGGTTTGACCTCCAAATAA